Proteins co-encoded in one Streptococcus pyogenes genomic window:
- the uvrC gene encoding excinuclease ABC subunit UvrC, with product MNELIKHKLELLPDSPGCYLHKDKEGTIIYVGKAKNLKKRVRSYFRGSHDTKTELLVSEIVDFEYIVTESDTEALLLEINLIQKNMPKYNIKLKDDKSYPFLKITNESFPRLVITRYIKKNDGLYFGPYPDSYTANEVKKLLDRIFPFKKCKNPINKVCFYYHLGQCCAHTICHTDKAYWDRLIDDVKHFLNGKDDKIIEDLRSKMLAASKEMAFERAAEYRDLISGIATMRTKQRVMSKDLQDRDIFGYYVDKGWMCVQVFFVRQGKLIQRDVNLFPYYTDAEEDFLTYMGQFYQDKQHFIPKEVFIPEAIDEELVAAIVPTKIIKPKRGEKKQLVALATKNARVSLQQKFDLLEKDIKKTSGAIENLGQLLRIDKPVRIEAFDNSNIQGTSPVAAMVVFVDGKPSKKDYRKFKIKTVVGPDDYASMREVLFRRYSRVKKEGLQAPNLIIVDGGVGQVNVAKDVIEKQLGLTIPVAGLQKNDKHQTHDLLFGNPLEVVPLPRRSEEFFLLHRIQDEVHRFAVTFHRQVRRKNSFSSTLDHISGLGPKRKQLLLRHFKTITAIASATSEEIQALGIPKTVVEAIQQQITDNKNDRSSP from the coding sequence ATGAACGAACTGATTAAACATAAACTAGAACTCTTACCAGACAGCCCTGGCTGTTACTTACATAAAGATAAAGAAGGAACTATTATCTATGTCGGTAAGGCCAAGAATTTGAAAAAACGCGTCCGGTCCTATTTTCGTGGGAGCCATGATACCAAAACAGAGTTACTAGTATCTGAGATTGTAGATTTCGAATATATTGTAACAGAGTCAGATACCGAAGCGCTTTTGTTGGAAATTAACTTGATTCAAAAAAATATGCCTAAGTACAACATCAAGTTAAAAGATGATAAATCTTATCCCTTTCTCAAAATCACAAATGAGTCTTTTCCTCGGTTAGTGATTACAAGATATATTAAGAAAAATGATGGATTGTACTTTGGGCCCTACCCAGATTCTTACACTGCTAATGAAGTTAAAAAGTTATTAGATAGGATTTTTCCATTTAAAAAGTGTAAAAATCCTATCAATAAGGTCTGTTTTTATTACCATTTAGGCCAGTGCTGTGCTCATACCATTTGTCATACAGACAAGGCCTATTGGGATCGTTTAATTGATGATGTTAAGCACTTTTTAAATGGTAAAGATGACAAAATTATTGAAGATCTTCGTTCTAAGATGTTAGCAGCTTCTAAAGAAATGGCATTTGAACGTGCCGCTGAATATCGAGATTTGATTTCAGGTATTGCCACCATGCGCACCAAGCAGCGGGTGATGAGCAAGGATTTGCAAGATAGAGATATCTTTGGCTATTATGTTGATAAGGGATGGATGTGTGTCCAAGTTTTCTTTGTGCGTCAAGGGAAATTAATTCAGCGTGATGTTAACCTTTTTCCCTATTATACCGATGCAGAAGAAGATTTCTTAACTTATATGGGGCAATTTTACCAAGATAAACAGCATTTCATCCCTAAAGAAGTCTTTATTCCAGAAGCTATTGATGAAGAACTGGTAGCCGCTATTGTGCCAACCAAAATCATCAAACCCAAACGCGGTGAAAAAAAACAACTGGTAGCTTTGGCTACTAAGAATGCTCGTGTTAGTCTGCAACAAAAATTTGATTTATTAGAAAAAGATATCAAAAAAACGAGTGGTGCTATCGAAAATTTAGGTCAGTTACTTAGGATTGACAAGCCTGTGCGCATTGAAGCCTTTGATAATTCTAACATTCAAGGGACAAGTCCAGTTGCGGCTATGGTTGTTTTTGTTGATGGCAAACCTAGTAAGAAAGATTATCGTAAATTTAAGATTAAAACAGTGGTGGGACCAGATGATTATGCCAGTATGAGAGAAGTGCTTTTTCGAAGGTACAGTCGGGTGAAAAAGGAGGGACTGCAAGCTCCTAACTTGATTATTGTTGATGGAGGCGTTGGACAAGTCAATGTGGCCAAAGATGTGATAGAAAAACAACTTGGACTCACTATTCCTGTTGCGGGACTTCAAAAAAACGATAAGCACCAGACCCATGATTTGCTTTTTGGAAACCCACTTGAAGTTGTACCGTTGCCGCGCCGTTCTGAAGAGTTTTTCTTACTGCATCGGATTCAAGACGAAGTGCATCGCTTTGCAGTTACATTTCATAGACAAGTGCGACGTAAAAATTCTTTTTCATCAACATTAGATCATATTTCAGGGCTTGGCCCAAAGCGAAAACAGTTATTACTAAGACACTTTAAAACCATAACAGCGATTGCATCAGCTACCTCTGAGGAGATTCAAGCTTTAGGTATACCTAAAACAGTAGTTGAAGCAATACAGCAACAGATAACAGACAATAAAAATGATAGATCGTCCCCTTAA
- a CDS encoding nitroreductase family protein: MKFLELNKKRHAIKTFNDQPVDYEDLRTAIEIATLAPSANNIQPWKFVVVQEKKAELAKGLPLANKVQVEQAQYVVALFSDTDLALRSRKIARIGVKSLPDDLIGYYMETLPPRFAAFNEVQTGEYLAINAGIVAMNLVLSLTDQKIASNIILGFDKSTTNEILDIDPRFRPELLITVGYSDEKPEPSYRLPVDEVIERR, translated from the coding sequence ATGAAATTTCTAGAGTTAAACAAAAAACGCCATGCCATTAAGACCTTTAATGACCAGCCAGTTGACTACGAGGATTTGCGAACAGCCATTGAGATTGCAACCTTAGCACCTAGTGCCAATAACATTCAACCTTGGAAATTTGTAGTCGTTCAAGAGAAAAAAGCTGAGTTAGCAAAAGGGTTACCTCTAGCAAATAAAGTGCAGGTTGAACAGGCTCAATATGTAGTGGCGCTATTTTCAGACACTGATTTAGCTTTACGTTCTCGTAAAATTGCCCGTATCGGTGTCAAATCATTACCAGACGACTTAATTGGTTATTATATGGAGACTTTGCCACCACGTTTTGCTGCTTTTAATGAGGTTCAAACCGGTGAGTACTTAGCTATTAATGCAGGCATTGTGGCTATGAACTTGGTGTTATCCTTGACGGATCAAAAGATTGCTTCCAATATTATCCTTGGTTTTGATAAGTCAACGACCAATGAGATTTTAGACATCGATCCGCGTTTTCGTCCAGAATTATTGATTACTGTTGGCTATAGTGACGAGAAACCAGAACCAAGTTATCGTTTGCCTGTTGATGAAGTCATCGAAAGAAGATAG